A DNA window from Bacteroides cellulosilyticus contains the following coding sequences:
- a CDS encoding DUF3871 family protein: MRDLVIMPNVAQQRESLNMGKYAEEATIIEEAPKKANHFIEANTQEVTLQHLTNDCIIPSFASMEETISHQSFIGAVVDAAKDYFHGEQLDMPEIRISHPINGRIPSALGKKASELAEEEKTLFYQRMCFCFEIPSIVHDEYGNRLALSIGGVRAYNEVNLYSKKAVEKFKIFIGFRNRVCSNLMLTTDGLQDKIEVMSIQELYSAALNLFHAYNPSKDLHLLKTLGSMNITESEFCQIIGRMRLYQALNPNQQRDLPRLLLGDSQINAACRAFVSDTNFKSTGGSITGWQLLNLLNGSVKSSYIDNFLERNLNCTEFVQGIQRAKQGDSEYAWFLG, encoded by the coding sequence ATGAGAGATTTAGTAATCATGCCCAACGTGGCACAGCAAAGAGAGAGCTTAAACATGGGGAAGTATGCAGAAGAAGCTACAATCATCGAAGAAGCACCCAAGAAGGCTAACCATTTCATTGAAGCGAACACACAGGAAGTAACCTTGCAGCATCTTACAAACGACTGCATCATCCCAAGTTTCGCATCAATGGAAGAGACTATCAGTCACCAGTCCTTTATAGGTGCAGTAGTGGATGCAGCCAAGGACTACTTTCATGGAGAACAGCTTGATATGCCAGAGATACGCATATCCCATCCTATTAACGGCAGAATACCCAGCGCATTAGGGAAGAAGGCGTCTGAACTGGCAGAAGAAGAGAAAACCTTATTCTACCAACGCATGTGCTTTTGCTTTGAAATTCCATCCATTGTACACGATGAATATGGAAATCGTCTTGCATTATCCATTGGTGGAGTGAGAGCATACAATGAGGTTAACCTGTACAGTAAGAAAGCTGTTGAGAAGTTCAAAATCTTCATAGGTTTCCGTAATCGTGTGTGCAGTAACCTTATGCTTACAACAGATGGCTTGCAGGATAAAATCGAGGTGATGAGCATACAAGAACTATACTCAGCAGCATTGAACCTGTTCCATGCCTATAATCCGTCCAAAGACCTGCACCTGTTAAAGACACTTGGCAGCATGAACATTACGGAATCTGAGTTCTGCCAGATTATAGGAAGGATGAGATTATACCAAGCTCTTAATCCTAATCAGCAGCGGGATTTACCTCGCTTACTATTGGGAGACAGTCAGATTAACGCGGCTTGCAGGGCATTCGTTTCTGATACCAATTTCAAGAGTACGGGAGGCAGCATTACAGGTTGGCAGCTTCTCAATCTCCTTAATGGAAGCGTCAAGTCAAGCTACATAGACAACTTCTTGGAAAGGAATCTGAACTGCACAGAGTTTGTACAAGGCATTCAGCGTGCCAAACAGGGAGACAGTGAGTATGCTTGGTTCTTGGGATGA
- a CDS encoding tyrosine-type recombinase/integrase, with amino-acid sequence MSLKYSSTTADYLIWSDAMNLIRKLVKDENYKISLLIALGCFTGLRISDILSLRWKHILGADEFTVIEKKTGKVRTIRLNPQLQQHIKECYEHINPVGINAPILISQKGAIFTVQRINIILKEVKKKYRLKIKNFSCHSLRKTFGRQVYNMNSDNAELALVKLMELFNHSSVAITKRYLGLRQEEILQTYDCLSF; translated from the coding sequence ATGTCACTTAAATATTCAAGTACAACTGCGGATTACCTTATATGGTCTGATGCTATGAACCTCATAAGGAAGTTAGTTAAGGACGAGAATTATAAAATCTCGCTCCTTATAGCTTTGGGATGCTTCACAGGTTTAAGAATATCTGATATTCTATCTCTAAGGTGGAAACATATATTAGGTGCTGACGAGTTCACTGTAATTGAGAAGAAGACGGGTAAGGTAAGAACTATCAGACTGAACCCCCAATTGCAGCAACATATTAAAGAGTGCTACGAGCATATAAATCCGGTTGGAATCAATGCGCCAATCCTTATAAGTCAGAAAGGCGCTATCTTCACAGTACAGAGAATCAATATCATTCTTAAAGAGGTGAAGAAGAAGTACAGGCTAAAGATTAAGAACTTTAGCTGCCATTCCCTTAGAAAGACATTTGGTAGACAGGTCTATAATATGAACAGTGATAATGCGGAACTGGCATTGGTCAAACTGATGGAACTATTCAATCATAGTTCGGTTGCCATCACAAAACGGTATCTCGGTTTAAGGCAGGAAGAGATATTACAGACTTATGACTGTCTCAGCTTCTAA